Proteins encoded by one window of Juglans regia cultivar Chandler chromosome 15, Walnut 2.0, whole genome shotgun sequence:
- the LOC109019581 gene encoding O-fucosyltransferase 7-like has translation MQRRRLRPLFLLRKMLTFAICAIGLVALLSFHVHVFSSSKVPNLFPDPYKLPTQHEFKHQRFGTERSWTRELAPPHLSKAPQSSLQLAGASETLELYKLWKPPSNRDFVPCIKPSANYTAPVESRGYLLVHTNGGLNQMRAGICDMVAVARIIDATLVIPELDKQSFWQDSSNFSDVFDEDHFMNALASDVKVVKKLPKELATATKAVKHFRSWSGMDYYQEEIASMYEDYQVIRAAKSDSRLANNNLPPNIQKLRCRACYEALRFSPRIEAMGKLLVDRMRYFGHYIALHLRYEKDMLAFSGCTHDLSPAEADELEMIRENTAHWKIKDIDSGQQRSKGYCPLTPKEVGIFLSALGYPSNTPIYIAAGEIYGGDSHMADLRSRYPILMSKEKLASVEELEPFIDHASQLAALDYIVSVESDVFIPSYSGNMARAVEGHRRFLGHRKTIAPDRKALVRLFDKIERGTLKEGKNLSNRIIEIHRRRQGSPRKRKGPISGTKGMDRFRSEEAFYVNPLPDCLCQRESPNMNSSFITW, from the exons ATGCAGAGGCGCAGATTGAGACCTTTGTTTCTACTTCGGAAGATGCTAACTTTCGCCATTTGTGCAATTGGGCTTGTGGCTCTCCTCTCTTTTCACGTCCACGTTTTCTCTTCATCCAAAGTTCCAAACTTATTCCCTGATCCCTACAAGCTTCCAACG CAACATGAATTCAAACATCAGAGATTTGGCACCGAGCGAAGCTGGACGCGAGAACTTGCTCCGCCCCATTTATCCAAAGCGCCTCAATCTTCTCTCCAG TTGGCTGGTGCTAGTGAGACATTGGAGTTGTACAAGCTATGGAAGCCTCCGTCAAATCGTGATTTTGTGCCCTGCATAAAGCCTAGCGCTAATTATACAG CTCCTGTTGAGTCTCGAGGTTACCTTCTAGTCCATACGAATGGTGGGCTCAACCAGATGCGTGCTGGG ATATGCGACATGGTAGCTGTAGCCCGCATCATAGATGCCACTCTTGTAATTCCAGAACTCGATAAGCAGTCATTTTGGCAGGACTCTAG CAACTTCTCAGATGTTTTTGATGAAGATCATTTTATGAATGCTCTGGCTAGTGATGTGAAAGTTGTAAAAAAGCTGCCTAAGGAACTGGCTACTGCTACTAAAGCAGTCAAGCATTTTAGGAGTTGGTCTGGCATGGATTACTACCAGGAGGAGATAGCTAGCATGTATGAAGATTATCAG GTTATTCGTGCTGCCAAATCTGATTCTCGCTTAGCAAATAATAATCTACCTCCAAACATTCAGAAATTGCGCTGCCGTGCTTGTTACGAAGCCCTCCGTTTCTCACCTAGAATTGAAGCAATGGGAAAA TTGTTGGTCGATCGGATGAGGTACTTTGGTCATTACATTGCTCTGCATTTACGCTATGAGAAGGACATGCTTGCCTTTAGTGGTTGCACGCATGATCTGTCTCCAGCTGAAGCTGATGAACTAGAGATGATCAG GGAGAACACTGCCCACTGGAAAATAAAGGACATTGATTCTGGGCAACAGAGATCCAAAGGTTACTGCCCCTTAACTCCTAAAGAAGTTGGAATTTTTCTTTCTGCTCTTGGATACCCATCAAACACTCCTATATACATCGCTGCTGGAGAGATATATGGAGGTGATTCTCATATGGCTGATCTGCGATCCCGCTATCCCATATTAATGAGCAAG GAAAAATTGGCTTCTGTGGAGGAGCTGGAGCCTTTTATTGATCATGCCTCTCAACTTGCTGCACTTGACTACATTGTTTCTGTCGAAAGTGATGTATTTATTCCATCGTACTCTGGGAACATGGCAAGGGCAGTTGAAGGCCATCGCCGTTTTCTTGGACATAGGAAAACTATAGCTCCTGACAG GAAAGCTCTTGTTCGTCTGTTTGACAAAATTGAGCGTGGAACTCTGAAAGAAGgcaaaaatttatcaaatcGAATTATTGAAATACATCGGAGACG GCAAGGGTCTCCAAGGAAGAGAAAAGGCCCCATTTCAGGAACAAAGGGCATGGATAGGTTTCGCTCAGAAGAAGCCTTTTACGTAAACCCTTTACCGGATTGTTTATGTCAGAGGGAATCACCAAATATGAACTCCTCTTTCATAACTTGGTAG